The Phragmitibacter flavus genome includes a window with the following:
- a CDS encoding UDP-N-acetylglucosamine diphosphorylase, which yields MKPSDYLDFSHTRHAALFVEGEPVWSVLAKIGDYLKENLQPAILGEVSEKATVGPDVFIGEGTVVEPGAVIKGPAWIGKNCVVRSGAYVRENVITGDGCTLGNSCEFKNCVLFDNAEVPHFNYVGDAILGYKAHLGAGVILSNVRLDRGEVVLQIDGERVGTGLKKFSAVIGDHAEIGCNSVISPGSLIGPHCIVYPCVSFSGVLPASSILKLRQEHVIVPRRSA from the coding sequence GTGAAACCTTCAGACTACCTCGACTTCAGCCACACGCGGCACGCGGCGTTGTTTGTTGAGGGAGAGCCGGTTTGGAGCGTGCTTGCCAAAATTGGCGACTACTTGAAGGAAAATCTGCAACCTGCCATCCTCGGCGAGGTCTCAGAGAAGGCGACGGTTGGCCCTGACGTCTTTATTGGTGAAGGCACCGTCGTTGAGCCCGGTGCAGTGATCAAGGGTCCTGCATGGATCGGCAAAAACTGTGTTGTTCGGAGCGGTGCTTACGTCCGCGAAAACGTCATCACCGGCGATGGCTGCACGCTGGGCAACTCCTGTGAGTTCAAAAATTGTGTGTTGTTCGATAACGCCGAAGTGCCGCATTTTAACTATGTCGGCGACGCAATCCTTGGCTACAAAGCCCATCTCGGGGCGGGGGTGATCCTCTCCAACGTGCGACTCGATCGCGGAGAAGTCGTGCTGCAAATCGATGGTGAACGCGTCGGCACGGGGTTAAAAAAATTCAGCGCGGTGATCGGTGATCATGCCGAGATCGGCTGCAACAGCGTCATCAGCCCCGGTTCGTTGATCGGCCCCCACTGCATCGTCTATCCTTGTGTCAGCTTCAGTGGCGTCTTGCCAGCCAGCAGCATCTTGAAGTTGCGTCAGGAGCACGTGATTGTGCCACGGCGCTCGGCTTGA
- the frr gene encoding ribosome recycling factor: MPLETALLTADDAMTKAVEYAIHEFSAVRTGKASPALVENVDIHVHSYGSTMKLKQLAMISTPEPRLIRIEPFDGATLKDIERGINSSNIGLNPSVEGKVIRLPVPELSTERRQQMVKTIKGMAEEARVRVRSVRRDTIEELKKLQKAGTITEDDLHRSEKEVQTMTDKKIAEIDQHVASKEKEITTV; this comes from the coding sequence ATGCCTCTCGAAACCGCTCTTCTTACTGCTGACGACGCCATGACCAAGGCCGTCGAATACGCCATTCACGAATTTTCCGCCGTGCGCACCGGCAAAGCCTCGCCGGCACTGGTGGAGAACGTCGACATCCACGTGCACAGCTACGGCAGCACCATGAAACTCAAGCAACTGGCTATGATCTCCACGCCGGAACCGCGCCTGATTCGCATTGAACCCTTTGACGGAGCCACCTTGAAGGACATCGAACGGGGCATCAATTCGTCCAACATCGGATTGAATCCTTCGGTGGAAGGAAAAGTCATCCGACTTCCGGTGCCGGAGCTCTCCACTGAGCGTCGTCAGCAAATGGTGAAAACCATCAAGGGCATGGCCGAAGAAGCTCGGGTGCGTGTCCGATCCGTGCGACGCGACACGATTGAAGAACTGAAAAAATTGCAAAAAGCCGGCACCATCACGGAAGACGATTTGCATCGCTCTGAAAAAGAAGTGCAGACGATGACCGACAAAAAGATTGCTGAGATTGACCAGCACGTGGCTTCCAAGGAAAAGGAAATCACGACGGTTTGA
- the pyrH gene encoding UMP kinase, whose product MPDDENDGKRQFKRVLLKLSGEALREPGSHDNISPPIVESIAEQIKAAHQEGLEIALVVGGGNFWRGVSASNRGMERATADYMGMLATVMNSLAVQSMLEAMDVPTRVQSAIKMDNVAEPFIRRKATRHLELGRVVIFAAGTGNPFFSTDTTAALRASEVSADVVLKATKVDGIYDSDPNKNPDAVRYDKITYMEAITRRLQVMDSTAFSLCQENNTPIVVFSMNEPGNIYRALTGEPIGTIVTN is encoded by the coding sequence ATGCCAGACGACGAAAACGACGGGAAACGACAATTCAAGCGTGTTCTATTGAAGCTCAGCGGCGAGGCGCTGCGTGAGCCGGGCAGCCACGACAACATCAGCCCACCCATTGTGGAGAGCATCGCAGAGCAGATCAAAGCGGCGCATCAAGAAGGTTTGGAAATCGCTTTGGTGGTCGGAGGCGGCAACTTTTGGCGTGGAGTAAGTGCCAGCAATCGCGGCATGGAACGTGCCACGGCCGATTATATGGGCATGCTCGCCACGGTGATGAATTCTTTGGCAGTGCAATCGATGCTGGAGGCGATGGACGTGCCGACGCGCGTGCAAAGCGCCATCAAAATGGACAACGTCGCCGAGCCGTTCATCCGCCGCAAAGCCACCCGACATCTCGAACTTGGTCGTGTGGTCATTTTCGCCGCAGGAACCGGCAACCCATTTTTCTCCACCGATACGACCGCCGCGCTGCGCGCCAGCGAAGTGAGTGCAGACGTCGTGCTGAAGGCCACCAAGGTCGATGGCATCTACGACAGCGATCCCAACAAAAATCCCGACGCGGTGCGCTACGACAAGATCACTTACATGGAGGCGATTACCCGTCGGCTTCAGGTGATGGACTCCACGGCGTTCAGCCTCTGTCAGGAAAACAATACCCCCATCGTGGTGTTCTCCATGAACGAGCCTGGCAACATTTACCGTGCGCTCACGGGCGAACCCATCGGCACGATTGTCACCAATTGA